Below is a window of Veillonellaceae bacterium DNA.
ATTACATCACACATCACAGCAGGATACAAGGAAGTAGTGTCGAATTATGTAAACAAGAAACCTGCAAAAAGCGGCAGGTTGGCATAAAGCAGAAACTGAGCTGGACTGGGTATGATACATGAGGAAACGTGGATACTCATCGAAATCATTCCCCCTCTGGTGAAGCGAAGCCGAAATGCTTTGGTGGCAACACCCGCAAAACAATTATTATAAATTCAAGGGGGATTTCCAAGTGAAAAAAAGACTTCTTAAAGCAGCTGTAGCAACTGCATTAACAGTAGCATTTGCAGTACCTGCATTTGCTAACCCATTCTCTGATGTTCCTGCAAAACACTGGGCATATGATTCCGTAAACAAACTTGCTCAAGCTGGTATCGTTGACGGTTACAATGATGGCACTTTCAAAGGCGACAAAACAATGACCCGTTACGAAATGGCTCAAATCGTAGCTAAAGCTATGAACAAAGACCTGAATCCTGAACAAAAAGCAACTGTTGACCAACTTGCTCAAGAATTCAGCACTGAACTTAACAACCTCGGCGTAAAAGTTGAAGGTCTGCAAAAACAAGTTGACGACATGGTTAAAATCTCCGGCGACGCTCGTGTACGTTACGCTGGTACCGAAGATGCTGCTGGCAGCAAACACGACAACACTGATTTCCGTGCCCGTGTATCCTTCGACGGCAAAATCAGCGACAACCTGAAATTCAATGCTCGTCTCAACAGCGGTAACATCAACTATGATGGCAATACCAACGGCAGCTTTAAATTAGATACTGCTAACGTAACTGTAGACGCTCTTGGTCTTACTAACACCATTGGTCGTCAAGACGTTCTGCTTGGTGGCGGCTACCTGTATGACACTCAAATGAATGCCATTGCCGCTAAAACTGGCAACCTGAAACTTGTAGCCGGTAATACTGTAGATGGCGAAGACGGCAAGCATCGTGTATATGCAGCTGAATATGGCTTCAACGCTCTGGGTGCTGACTTTGGTGCCAGCTACTACAAAGACGACTCCAATGATCAAGAAATCTATGGTTTGACTAGTGCTTTCAAACTTGCTGACAACGTAACAGCTACTGCTTCATACTTCGACAACGACGATGCTAACGCTGATGCAACTGCATTCGGTGTGAAGTTTAACAAAGCTGGTCTGTCTGTAACTCATAGAGATGTAGAAGCTGCTGCTTTCACTGGTTTCGGCAGCCTGAGCAACGATATGAATGCTAGCGACTTAAACGAAGGTTTCAAAGGTATGGAATATCAATTAGACAAAAACCTTGACAAGAACACTGTTCTGACTGTTAAATACCAAGACTTCGAAACTAAAGCCGGCGCTGACCTGAAACGCACTAGCGCAGCTGTAAACGTTAAATTCTAATAAGCTTCAAACCAAGGCGCCCAATCCGGGCGCCTTTTTCGTATGTCATTGCGAGCGCAGCGCGGCAATCTCGGTTTTAAATCCCCTCTTGAGAGGGGTGCCCGCAGGGCGGGGTGTGTATTTTCTGATGCACCTCGTCTATTTTTTTATTTTCTGCAGGAATATAATCCCTCTCATGGAATATACTATTCAGGAACGGAGGTTGTCCCATGGAAGACCTAGTAATCTCTGTCGACCCCGGCCGCGAGAAGTGCGGAATAGCCGTAGTCCATAAGACAAAAGGGGTACTACATAAAAAAGTGATCGGAACTATAAAACTTGCTGAAACAATAGCCAAGCTAGCTATTGAGTATAATGTCGCTATTGTTCTTCTAGGTAACCGTACAACCAGCCGTGAAAGCAAAAATATTCTAGAAAATATAAAGATAAAAAATAGGCCGCTGATTATAAAACTAGTGGACGAGCACCGCTCAACCGATGCCGCTCGCCAGCGCTACTGGCAGGAAAACCCGCCGCGCGGCTTAAAGCGTTTAATCCCGGTAACCATGCAAGTCCCGCCGGTTCCCGTCGACGACTATGTAGCCGTAATCCTTGCCGAGCGCTATTTTAA
It encodes the following:
- a CDS encoding pre-16S rRNA-processing nuclease YqgF, with product MEDLVISVDPGREKCGIAVVHKTKGVLHKKVIGTIKLAETIAKLAIEYNVAIVLLGNRTTSRESKNILENIKIKNRPLIIKLVDEHRSTDAARQRYWQENPPRGLKRLIPVTMQVPPVPVDDYVAVILAERYFKSPLERGVT
- a CDS encoding S-layer homology domain-containing protein — translated: MKKRLLKAAVATALTVAFAVPAFANPFSDVPAKHWAYDSVNKLAQAGIVDGYNDGTFKGDKTMTRYEMAQIVAKAMNKDLNPEQKATVDQLAQEFSTELNNLGVKVEGLQKQVDDMVKISGDARVRYAGTEDAAGSKHDNTDFRARVSFDGKISDNLKFNARLNSGNINYDGNTNGSFKLDTANVTVDALGLTNTIGRQDVLLGGGYLYDTQMNAIAAKTGNLKLVAGNTVDGEDGKHRVYAAEYGFNALGADFGASYYKDDSNDQEIYGLTSAFKLADNVTATASYFDNDDANADATAFGVKFNKAGLSVTHRDVEAAAFTGFGSLSNDMNASDLNEGFKGMEYQLDKNLDKNTVLTVKYQDFETKAGADLKRTSAAVNVKF